One Ctenopharyngodon idella isolate HZGC_01 chromosome 3, HZGC01, whole genome shotgun sequence genomic window, aatattagatttgtttatttaattatgacaatattagatttgtttatttaattatgagATATTTACATAGTGTTTTTGCCTGCAGGTTATGAGATGAAGATCTTGATTGAGGACAAACTGCATTTGAGTTAATGGTGTTTATCATAAGTCTGTCAGTCCTCTGAGCGTTTCCCATAGTTTAATTCTTTTTAAGCGCTgtagcagagagagagagagagagagagagagagcatttgACTTCATCTGATAAAGGCCTCATGTGATTTTAGACACTAATTTAGTCCTAAACAAACCTTAATGTGTCTGACTAGGAGAACTGGACAGCTGCTCCTCCTCTGTGTGATAATGTGCAAACCGTACAATTCATTATGATCATGTGTTTAGACTCTGACAACAGCTGCtgagtgaatctcacaaagaaattatatttaaacttAATCATTTTACCCGCAAAGAGATAATTTTgccaaatttgttttttttttttgtgtgtgtgtgggggggggggtataTGACCCGTATATGTTTGAGATTCATCTGATTCATGCCTGTGAAAGTTTGAAGgcattaatctgtatttgtGGGCATCATGGAGCATCTCTGCTGATTCTGTCTTGAGTGTTTCAGTGAGATGATGGTTTGAGAGCTTCATTGTGCATCTGCATCAAAGCGTTTCCAGTATTTCAGAGGACCTAGTGTgtattttaatgaatcattgtGTCTCTGTTAATGAGCCAAAGTTTCATCTGGTCTGATGTTGAGGTTTAGGAGGACTCATGAAAGTATGTAACGTTAGGACAAATGTGTAAATTGTGAAAAATGATAAtggttgatgatgatgatgatgatgatgaagatgcaCTGCTCTGGTGTTTAATAATGATTACATCATGTGTACTGCGCCATTAAAGACTTCAAATGGATTGACAAGCACAAGTTTCTATCTTTTCTTTTCGTTTCCTGTTCATTATTTTTCACCATCGGTCATACAGAGACAATTTTCACCATCCCACTCAATTCAGATCAAGTCCTGACCAACCGTTATTCTCATCGACTATCCTGTTTCATTCAAAAATACGCCACAATAAAAGTGAAACGACTTTAAAGTCTGTGGAACTGCATTTGTAAGTTATATTGTCGAAACTGCAGCTGGTTTAAGATGTGTAGTAGTTgaaaaatacatgtttgagGGCGTCTAACCTGCTTTTCTTGCCGTAAACGACAGATTTCACGCCGCTTCTGAATTCCTGATGTTTTGCTCGTCGCCGAATCTGAATGATGACGGTTTATGGAGTGATATCGATATCTGTATGTCACAACTGTGCAGTAAAGGTCCGTTCAAGCAAAGAAAAATGTTAGCGTCATACCATCGGACGATaacggtgttttttttttgtaagcgCGCGCTTCAGCTACGTTCCGTGAACGTAATTGCAGCGCGCGCGATTTTTAAGTaggaatgattctgattggctgtatcATTCATCAGTAGTTACAATATCGCTCTCAAAGTAATTTTTACAATATCGTTACTCTGTACGGTTATTGTAATCAGAACCGCTATTTTCTTTGAGATAAATGATTATAAAGTGTTATATTtaatgattatatataaattattgatTATATAGAACCTATAAAATTGTTATGGTTATTGAGTTTAGCGTGTGGGGACTTAAATCAACCAGCATGCAGAATAAACCATGTACTTATTAAAATATCAGTCCATTTTCTTGCACTAAAAACAATTTACATAAGTAAATACAGAGTCTTGCAGTTAAACAGGCTGTTTGAGTTGCTATACCTCAACTTCTAATTCAAAAGAACACAACTATTTTGTTTACCCTCACAAGAGCTTTAtataaagacaaaacaaatacatGAAATATGAAAGGCATTTTTTGCAAATactggaaaatgtttttataaaagacATCACGTTTTGTATCCAAGTTTTCTGGATTATGTACAGGACACAAAGAGAGTAAAAAACAGTGTTAATTTGATGATCAGATGAATTTATGTTTCTATCGTTCCCTCTTTCACAATGGCCATGGCGAGGTTACGGGCCAAAGACAGTCGCAAGAGCTCTGTCTTTGTGGACTCGATATCTTCATCctgaaacagaagaaaaaacagCTTAGATTTACTGCTATACATTATACCAAGCAGCTCGTGTGTTTCTGGGACATTCTGGACGAGCAGTACCTGGTCTGTCTGGTTTGGTTCTTTAGTTCCTGAGTTCAGTTCCTCCAGACAGGACATGAGCTCATACGTCTGATCCACTGAGAAGATCACCTTTACATGCAAGAAAACAGAGTGATTCAAGCTAAATGCCAAATGGTCAACTTTTATGGGTTAAGCtgatgtttacatttaaatttatgcatttagcaaatgcttttatccaaagtgatttACAATGCATTTAAGGTATGTACTTTATCAATTCAtagtacagacagacagaactaaTCAATGTTACTTTATGTTGTAATGATCGTGAAAGCTCTAATGTGACCTCTTTCTGCTCCAGCAGCGGCAGTGCATCGGTCAGCAGCGTCATCCACAGGCTACGCGGGGCAATCTTTGCCGTCATGAGGGACAGCAGGAGTTTGGCCGCCTCAGAGAAACGCTTCTCACCGTAAAGCCTGTGAAACTCACGGTACTTtcctaaaaacacacacacggtCATACATCTTATGGACTACAGACCTTCTTAAAGACAACCTTCATTTGTGAcatgtttcagagtgaaacaggatatttgacaagaaaaacatgaactttattCAATGGAATTAATTGGTGTGAAATGGGTGTTTCATATAGAATGAGTCAGAGCTGAATGTGCCTTTGCTAAAAACAAAAACGAATAAATCGCTTCAGTCATTGCTCAATATTAATACTTGAAGAGCAAGTTCTTACACAAAAGACAAGCTATGTGCAAATATAATGTGAATATAATGAATCGTTCAGTTAGTGCAGGAAAGCCGAATGAAAGCTGTGATAAACAGCAGACTGAAATATGACACAGACTGAATTATAGCAGCTCTTCAGATAAATCACATAAATGGCATTGATCTCTCATGCTGTACCTAAAAACGTCAGTCTGTCACTGAGCAGCATGGCAGGACCCAGATTATCCAACAAATCCAGATCTGTGAAAGAGCCTTTATTACTGTAATCCTGAAGAAACCTGCGCCAAACACACGGGTTAGGAAAAAAGAGCAATATAATAACTTGTGTATACCGGCAAGAGTATgttagacagaaagatagatagatagtgtgTGTAACCTCTCAGAGATGAGTGTAGCAAAGGCAGCGTCTTTGGCTCTGATGCTCCAGGACAGAGCAGATCCCAGTCTGTTGTTCCTCAGAGCTCGTTTAGCCATGATTTTACAGATACTGCgcactaaaacacacacatactctctTACTTTATGTAGTTTATGATTTTATTAGTCTTTGACTATCAGCATAAGATACAGTCTTTACTGAAGAATATTCTGAAAAAAGAGTTTAGGCAGCCATTTAGGCAGAAGAGGACTGCCATGTAAAGTGATGAATTACAGTTTTTTGTGACTATAAATCTGTAATCGGTCATAATTCAAACTCTGTGTTTGAGGGTGTTGGCGTCGCTCACCCTGTTCACTCATCTGCCTGTCCTCACAGATACGCAGGACTTTAATGGCTTTGCGTTCGGTGTCGAGCGGGACTCTCTCGATCTGCAGCTCCAGATACACACGACCGAACTCAGGACAGTGATCGAAATAATCCACCGCCAGCTGCCACAGactaacacacacatatgagaAATACATCATCTTGAGCAGTTCATTACTGAACCAGATCAAAGAACATGTCAGAgccatatttataaaaaaaaaaaaaaaaaaaaaaaaaaaaattatatatattcataaatacatattaaatttTATCTATCTAAAATATAATAGCATATTTTgtatagtgctgtcaatcgattaaaaaaagttaatcacGATTAAcaacagtttttaatatttttatattgtaataatttcacagttactctccaaattaatgtagaaacttaaaaactattatattaaatatattacattaattattatattaatatttagtatattttgaatatttgttaaatagcatctttttatgaatgaaggccagtatcactgatactaatgtctctatgaaattgatttttaaaacattaattaataattaattatttaattaaaattaaacattaatagacattcaacattacagtataactgaaagctatcaatttcaatattaggcttaaaaaaaaaatttaagtgaacttttatattagtcttcactgcataaattataagttaaatatagattaatccttattaaagctacaattctctgttacctttgctctttgatgaatattaatgtcagacatcacagcaactggtttattaggctgctgtcactttaagagctgccgctgccaaacatgacgcggatctgacgcacatctcattttctcacaactctttaagttcaagatcatattatgtaattttttttatttatttttttttacattgaaacGAGCATTTTCTGtcaagctgctttgaaacaatatgtattgtgaaaagtgctatataaataaacttttgaataaAATTGAATTGAAGTTGTGACCTAGACATGTTCTCATGAGATTTAACCCTTTAGTCATCAGTCTGCAGAgataaataatgtgttttaatCACCTGTGATGTGTGAAGAGACCTGAGGCATACTCCAAAACCAGAAACTCTCGCAGATTAGAGCCAAAACTACAAACGCACAAAACCAGAACAGCGTTACATGCATCACATCAACAAAACCTTCTCAAAGAGACACATGAATCTGTACGATTAGTTTAAAGGCACCATAACAGAGGTCATTTACATATAGAAGTAGCAAGGGTGGAAAATtatcatataaaaaaatatgactttttgtgtgcaagaaTCTTGACTAAGTGTACTACAAAGGTCTGAATGTAAGATCTGATGTGAGATACGCACTGGAGGTTGTGCGACTGCAGCAGTTTGCAGTGATCCAGCAGGTCCGTCAGATGAGCCACAAACCACCAGTTATTGAGCGCGATGCTGTGGAAACATCACGTGTGTGTTAGTTCAGAGGGTCTCTTCAGATGAATGTGTGTCTGTACTGAAAGAGCATCAACACACCTGCAGTCTTTGATCACCTGATGCAGGTCGAACTCAAACGCTGACAGCAGGATGATATCCAGAGGCTCCGGAGATGCCCGCGGACCCAGAAACATGTTCATGCTCGACTGCCACAAAAACACACGGTCAGTACAGGGTTTATAGACTCACACGCTCACTCAAATCAAGCTCAGATATCACTGCATGACTAATTCTCAGAGGTTCGTATGATATCGGGCAGCTTCActcatgctgtgtgtgtgctgcaTGCAGGGATATTATAGTTaaccaaaattaaataaaacaaagaaacataaGCCTGCTTTTAGGATATTACTGTGATGACAATTTGTACTGATTgactaattaaaattaatttatggattaaaatagattaattttcttcatgcaaaatataatttcttaattttcttgAAGGGTGAAGCATGACCTGCACATgatttattatagttattatatttacatgggttattatagttaactaaaaccattaaaactttgttacttgaaat contains:
- the nup85 gene encoding nuclear pore complex protein Nup85, producing MEELQQNAVLTQDGSLASQYGDQVSILLAIELIWNLCEVLFIDAAPAGSLLLHLLDWVRLHKSDVDTRAREVLQSDSPTRHQSYWDVVISLVLQGRMDEARQVLSKQASLRAESSSVFRRMDVLLQTMPIFNPTGTQTLTEFDVKWRSWHEECDRSLQDNTFASNRHLETICKILVGDEDALLEQKELLSTWYHFLVSRLLFTHPTIKPPDLHYYAQSSMNMFLGPRASPEPLDIILLSAFEFDLHQVIKDCSIALNNWWFVAHLTDLLDHCKLLQSHNLHFGSNLREFLVLEYASGLFTHHSLWQLAVDYFDHCPEFGRVYLELQIERVPLDTERKAIKVLRICEDRQMSEQVRSICKIMAKRALRNNRLGSALSWSIRAKDAAFATLISERFLQDYSNKGSFTDLDLLDNLGPAMLLSDRLTFLGKYREFHRLYGEKRFSEAAKLLLSLMTAKIAPRSLWMTLLTDALPLLEQKEVIFSVDQTYELMSCLEELNSGTKEPNQTDQDEDIESTKTELLRLSLARNLAMAIVKEGTIET